The Perognathus longimembris pacificus isolate PPM17 chromosome 3, ASM2315922v1, whole genome shotgun sequence nucleotide sequence TGGGCACAGGTGTGGTTCCAAGGGGAAACATGGCACAGAAACTCATCAGGAATGAATTCATGAGCAAGGGGGttcatttacttatgtatttactTAGGTGTTTGTTTCCTATGCCTGTAATGGTGCTGGAAtatagctccactttcggcttttggGTGGTCCaaagaagataagagtgtcatggactttcttgcccaggctggctttggaccccgatcctcagatctcaacctcctgactagctggggttacaggcatgagccaccagtacttggctttttccacttgtttttttttttttttttgtatggttttgtttttgttgctagtcctagggcttgaactcagggcctgagctctgtccctggcttctttttgctcaaggctaacactctgccacttaagccacagcaccacttccggctttttttgcatatgtggtgctgaggaatcgaacccagggcttcatgtatacaaggcaagcactttaccactaggccatattcccagccctccacttgttttttgttttgttttgttttgttttttccagtcctggaccttggactcagggcctgagcactgtccttggcttctttttgctcaaggctagcactcggtgacttgagccacagcgccacttctggctttttctatatatgtggtgctgaggaatcgaacccagggcttcatgtatacaagacgagcactttaccactaggccatattcccagcccccctccacttgtttttttaaagctgaaagaTTTGTGCCACCAGTTGAAAGTTGACTGAATAACAGTACTACATTTTCAAATTGGATTTTTCTTGGGAATTTTGCTCCCAGCTACTAGGAAGGTTGAAAGAGaagtgaaagaggaagaaaggaataggAATGAGGGAAACAAATACTAATAGAGGAGGTAGATGGTATCAAATACTCTAaatgcatgtatagaaatatcatTATGCATttggcactggtgggtcacaacTGTCaacctagcaattcaggaggtggagatctgtgGACTagggcttgaagccagtccagatcaAAGTCCAATTGCCCAACAAAGAGACACAGTAGAGATGTAACCCATATAGTAGATCATTACCCTTGGACAAAAAaagctagagtgcttgcctcgtatacatgaaggcctgggttcgattcctcagcaccacatatatagaaaaagccagaagtggtgctgtggctcaagtggcagagtggccttgagcaaaaagaagccagggacagtgctcagaacctgagttcatggcccaggactggcaaaaaaaaaaaaacaaaccaaaacaaaaagctaaggaagaatatatggccctgagttcaagccccagtacaggcacacacacacacacacacacacacacacacacacacacacacacacgccccccccatACACAAAGTTGCAATATATGTTATAATGTAGAGATGAActttaacaaatgatgtttaGCAAGAAATCAAATGCAAAAGTCTATTTATATAAACGTATACCAGGCAAATTAATGGAAAGCTGAAACAGAATAGTGGTATAACTAAACTTTACACTACTTATTTTTCCCTGTTTTATTTTAtggcagtgctgaggcttgacctcaaggccttgtgtctctctctctctctctctctctctctctttctctctctctccctccctctctctctccctcttctcctctccctctccctttccttctccctctccctctccctctttttctctctctgtgtcatgtggagcttgacctcagggcctgagcactgtccttgagcctcttgtgctcaaggctagcactcttgagctacaggctacagcaccacttccagttttcatgtagttaattagagatatgagtctttcaggaatttttctgcctgggctggcttcaaaccttgatcctcagatctcagcttcctgagtggctaggattacaggtgtgagccacctgcacccaaatAAGGCCTTGTATTCTCTGATCAaatggtctaccacttaagcctcagctcTAGTCctttttaagttattattattaattaattaattaatttatttatttattttgcccatactggggcttgaactcaggacctgggcactgtccctgagcctctctgtactcaaggctagcactctcccacttgagctgcaATGATACTTcagttttttctgagtggttcattggagataagaatctcatggattttttttgctgggcaagctttgaacagtgatcctcagatctcagcctcctggtgtaagccactggctcccagctaagttattatttttttaatgactgaGGCTCAGGGGTTGAGGAttcagctcagtggaagagcacttgccccTGAGTTCAGTACTCAGctctgaaattaaaaacaaaaccaaacctggGTTcctgtagctcacgcctgtaatcctagctactcaggaagctgagctatgaggatcatggttcaaagccaacccaggcaagaaagtacatgaggctcttatctccaattaaccaccagaaaaccagaagtgttgctgtggctcaaagtgtagagcactagccttgagcagaagaactcagggacagcgccagaccctgagtttaagccctataatggggcggggtggggagggaggaatagaGATCCATTTTATGCCTAGGCTTGCCTCGGACATTGATTCTCCTATCTATTCTTCTCATATAGCTAAGATTGAAAGCATGAACCAACAGTTCCAGCatatatgttgttttgttttgttttgtcagtcctgggccttggactcagggcctgagcactgtccctggcttctttttgctcaaggctagcactttaccacttgagccacagcgccacttctggcctttttctatatatgtggtgctgaggaatcgaacccaaggcttcatgtatatgaagggagcactttaccactaggccatattcccagccccccagcataTATGTTGAAATTGGGTCTTGGTAATatttttcccagactggcttcacatATTACAGTCTTCcttatctccatctcctgagtagcagagattacatgtatgagccgaCCTGCCCAACTACATATGTtgtctgattttaaaaatacataattcaGCCAAGTTCTTGTGGCTCAcaactcctagctattcaggaagctgagatctgaagatcacagtttcaagccagcccaggcaggaaactccatgagattctttttttttttctggtcttggagcttgaactcagggcctgggcgctatctctgtgcctctctgtgctcaaagctagctagtgttctaccacttgagtcacagtgccacttctggctttttctgtttgtatggtactgaggtatcaaacccagggctttgtgcacactaggcaagctctctaccactaggccatgttcctagccctccttgagattcttatctccaataaactactcaaaaaggccagaagtggcgctgtggctcaagtggtagaatgctggcaaaagaactcagggacagtgcccaagcatgagttcaagccccaggactggcaaaaaacaaaaacaaaaacccaggctgggaatatggcctagtggtagactgcttgcctcatatatgtgaagccctgggttcaattcctcagcaccacatatatagaaaaaaccagaagtggcgctttggctcaagtggtgagtgctagctttgagcaaaaagaagccagaggtagtgcccaggccctgagatcaaggcccaggactggcaaaaacaacaacaacaacagcaaaacaacaTAATTCAAATATAGGGAACTGATTCTTGTAGAAGCTCCAAGCTCTTATTAAAGTAGGGATTATTCCCTGGACCATGAACCAATGGCTGAAATTTCCAGGAAAAAGGAAATGTCAAAACGTGGTAAAATGAGGTGACAGAATTTATGGAGTTAGCCCAAGTGTGAGTTCAGCTCTTGCATTGGGCATGTCAACAGCTTCAGTGTGAGAacggtattttttttctctttttatgccctaactggggctcaaactcaaggcaTCACACTCTCActaaactttttcactcaaagttggtgctctacacCTGAGGGAATCTGAGAGGAGGGCACAGAACGAATGGAAAAcaggtgaaaaaaataatatagcagaggTGCCCATCAGCTGTATTGGACATTGATAAacgtgaactaagcaactcaagggcagtgatgggagggaggtaacgggagagaaagagggaacagttGATactagacaaaaggaaagaaatggaagaaatggttttattgttaaagttcatagactttgtaagctatgtagagtagaatgacaattttcatcattgtgaaggttaaaatgtgtactgtgaaaaatatatgtagtaacataaactcaataaaaaaatttttttaaatagttggtgctctaccctttgagcccacagctccacttccagttttttgctaggtaattggcGATGAGAATCTCTCAAACTTGTTTGCCATGGTTAAcgttgaatcatgatcctcagatctgagcctctggagaagctgggattataggcatgagccactggtgccttgcttaaaccattttctttcttttactttttttttttttttgatgtttgtggggcttgaactgggggcctggacactgtccctgagtgcttttgctcaaggctagaactctaccactttgagccacagtgccacttctggttttctagtggttcattggagataagagtattatggaATTTCCcgcgggggctggctttgaaccataattcctcagatatcagccttcttagtagcaaggatgacaggcctgggccagcagtgcctggctgaaCCATTTTATCGTGGTACCCTTGTAATATTCTCAGAGTATGTCAACAGCTTTCAGAAAAGGAGGTtaaggggctggaatgtggcttagtggtagagtgcttgcctagcacgcaggaagctctgggttcgattcctcagcaccacataaacagaaaaagccagaagtggtgctgtgtcttaagtagtagaatgctagccttgagcacaggaaggctcagggacagtgcccggaccctgagttcaagccccaggactggcaaaaaagaaaggaagctaaTCATAATGATGATTATTATGAGgatgatagtaataataatagtccCATCATTCTATCGCAGCCTTACCATCCATGTGGGAACTGAATGAATGCTAGTTGACATCGGTCATCAGCAGTAACTGACTGGTCCCTGTCACCATCTGCTCCAGGCCCAGCTACATGCAGAGCACCAATCGCTCCACAGTGACTGAGTTCGTCCTGGTGGGTTTCTCCACCTTCCCCCGCTTACAGcccctcttcttcctgctcttcctgctcATGTACCTCTTCACGTTGCTAGGCAACCTGCTCATCATGGCCACCGTGGGCCTGGAGCGCAGCCTCCACACTCCCATGTACCTCTTCCTGTGCACCCTGTCCCTCTCCGAGGTCTTCTACACTGTGGTCATCATCCCACGCATGCTGGCCGACCTGCTCTCCACACGCCACACCATCGCCTTCCCCGCCTGTGCCTGCCAGATGTTCTTCTCCTTTGCCTTCGGCTTCACCCACTCCTTCCTCCTCACCATCATGGGCTATGACCGCTACGTGGCCATCTGCCACCCCCTGCGCTACAATGTCCTCATGGACCCTCGGGGCTGCGCCTGCCTGCTGGGCTGCTCCTGGGCCGGCGGCTTTCTCATGGGCCTGGTGGTCACCACAGCCATTTtccacctccatttctgtgggCCCAATCACATCCATCACTTTGCCTGCCATGTGCCACCACTGCTGAAGCTGGCCTGTGGCCCTGACGTCCTGCTGGTGGCCAGGGCCGTGGGCCTCGTGTGCATCGCCGCCCTGCTGGGCTGTTGCCTCCTCATCCTCCTGTCCTATGCCTTCATCGTGGGGACCATCCTGAGGATCCCCTCAGCCGAGGGGCGCCACAAGGCCTTCTCTACCTGTGCATCCCACCTCACCGTGGTCATCGTGCACTATGGCTTTGCCTCTGTCATCTACCTCAAGCCCAGGGGCCCCCCGTCTCTGGAGGGGGACACCCTGATGGGCATCACCTACACCGTCCTCACACCTTTCCTCAGCCCCATCATCTTCAGCCTCAGGAACAAGGAGCTCAAGGTCGCCATGAAGAAGACTTTCCTCCACAAACTCTACCCAGAAAAGCTATAATGATCTGGGAACTTTTCCATCTGTTAGCCGATTCTTCTCCTCAAAATAGTGCTCTGTGTTTGCAACCCTAACCACACTTGCCCTTGTCTCTTTCTAATTCTTGTTTAGGAAAAGAATTGGAGGCCAAGTAAACACCAGAGGGTCCGGTCATCACCAAGAGTTTATTTGAGATGTGACATGACACtataacacaaaaaaatcaacCCTATTTGACTGTTTCTATTTAAATCAGGACATtggttctgggggggggggtagagtggGGGAAAACAGGAAATTGCTGGGTCTTAAACTGAAGGCCTGgctgctgtttcttagcttttgtgTCAAggctatcatttttttcttttaccatttttttctttttttgccagtgccagggcttgaactcagggcctgagcactgttgctgagcttcttttgctccaggctagcactcatccacttgagccacagtgccattttcagctttttctgtctatgtttaggagaaattgaacccagagcttcatgcatgctaagcaagcgctctaccactgagccacattcccagtcctgcacttccaactttttagtgaTTTACTGGGGATAAGAGCATTCACATgttttttctgcttgagctgtgatgttcagatctcagaaactgagatgacaggcatgagacactattGCCTGATCTTCATCTTTGTCAAGACTGAGagtctggctgggaatgtgtcttagtggtagagtgcttgcctagcatgcatgaaaccctgggttcaattcctcagtaccacataaacagaaaaagctggaagtggcgctgtggctcaagtggtagagtgctagccttgagcacagagaggctcaggggcagagcccaggccttgagttcaagccctaggactggcaaaaaaaaaaaaaaaagattcagagtTCAGAGTCATGTAATATTCCAAGCCACACAAGCCATGCCAACAATGCAATGTGAAAATGGAAGGCTCCTCTTCCAGCTGTCAGGACCCAGTATGGAGAGTAATCTGACTGTAAACCTTTAAAGGATTTTGTAATGAAAAACACCCTAAATTTTATTATGTTGACCTATGCAATAAAATTTACAAATTGCTATTGCTAAGGGCAACAGTCTGGTTCTTTCTTGTCCAGTGGGGTCTTTTCTCactctgtatttttattatttttaatagtagtagtagtagtattttttGGTGCATCacggagattgaactcagggccttggcaataatctctgagctgtttttgctcaaaggttcaagcacactttgagccacagctccacttctacttttctgggtgattcattggagataagaatctcccattgggctgggaatatggcctactgacaagagtgcttgccttgtatacatgaagccctgggttcaattccccagcaccacatatacagaaaatggccagaagtggtgctgtggctcaagtggcagagtgctagtcttgagcaaaaagaagcaaggggcagtgctcaggccctgagtccaaggcccagaactggcaaaaaaaaaaaaataaaaaaaaatcacaatctgTATGCCATTTATGTCACTTAAAACTTAGGCCACCAGGTACTGATGGCTAACATCTGTCATCcttgctaatcaggaggctgagattttgggctgggaatgtggcctagtggtaaagtgctcgcctcgtatacatgaagctctgggttcaattcctcagcaccacatatatagaaaaagctggaatgttaagctgtggctcaagtggtagagtgcaagccttgagcaaaaagaagctaggacagtgctcaggccctgagtccaaggcctaggattggccaaaaaaacaaaaaacaaaacaaagaatctcacagacttgtcctGCCCTGAGCTGGATTGGAACTGTAatattcagatcttagccttctgagtagctgggattaccggcATAAATTGCAGGCACCGGGCTTAGGCTGTATTAATTATTCTAAGTCACCTAGAGATAATGCAAGTACAGAGGATAATAGGGCTGCTTTCTGGACAAAATCCTGTGTGGCCGTATAGAAGCAATAGGCACATACCTGAATTTGGGGAGATGTGTTGGTCTGGCCTTAGCATCTAGCAGTTAGCATGGCCATCCTTGGCTTGGATTAGCTCAGAGGCAGTGATATGAAAACTGGGCCATCTCTATGCCTACAGCCCACCTCTGAAGACATCTTCCTTAATCATCTCTGTGGGCTTAGCCTTGGGGAGACCAAGGAATGTGACCCGGAGGAACACTTAACCAGAATGGCACGCAGCCAGGAATGCAGAGCTGGGAAACTTCCAGAGCAAGGAAGCCAGTTCAAAGCAGAAGATGGGGGTTTATTgagcaaaaattttttaaaaggtgggGGGGCGATGACCAATAGGCTCCACAAAGCTGTGTGCAGGTTATCAGCCCAAAATTCTGGCAGGGTTCACACTGAGCACTCACATTCATCCCCATTCTCTGTcaccagaaattaaaaaaaaaaattaatgatggcTTCTACTTCAGGTCattagagacaaaaagaaaagaaaagaaatatttcctcTGGGGGAGAAGGCAGAGCAGGTGACACAGGCACTTTAGACAACCAATTTAAGTAGCCACCAAATATTCAGGAATCAAAATAAACAATATGCAATGTGATAGtttattcaaaattatttatttcattgtaaattatatatacacatatatataattaatgGAGCACAGTGTGATCATTTGATGcatataaaaatcaaaatt carries:
- the LOC125347956 gene encoding olfactory receptor 10H1-like codes for the protein MQSTNRSTVTEFVLVGFSTFPRLQPLFFLLFLLMYLFTLLGNLLIMATVGLERSLHTPMYLFLCTLSLSEVFYTVVIIPRMLADLLSTRHTIAFPACACQMFFSFAFGFTHSFLLTIMGYDRYVAICHPLRYNVLMDPRGCACLLGCSWAGGFLMGLVVTTAIFHLHFCGPNHIHHFACHVPPLLKLACGPDVLLVARAVGLVCIAALLGCCLLILLSYAFIVGTILRIPSAEGRHKAFSTCASHLTVVIVHYGFASVIYLKPRGPPSLEGDTLMGITYTVLTPFLSPIIFSLRNKELKVAMKKTFLHKLYPEKL